In Pan troglodytes isolate AG18354 chromosome 21, NHGRI_mPanTro3-v2.0_pri, whole genome shotgun sequence, one genomic interval encodes:
- the SLC4A11 gene encoding solute carrier family 4 member 11 isoform X2 produces the protein MQPRLPPRAYIHILRPDPRGLRVWRRFPLVHAAPPVASFLRQRGTNSRDHPGTGPGRAQPPPTHVSLRYSSHPQLFSLLDQRLCLPGGRDAVPGLETVACRPPCDPGRVTGVGGTAPAMGVYGPQDRSESEKRDVQRDPPPWHRRREGERPARVRSLPPAAAGQGFLRKSWVSEHENSPTMSQNGYFEDSTGSLGYYKCDTDDTFEAREEILGDEAFDTANSSIVSGESIRFFVNVNLEMQATNSAENEATSGGCVLLHTSRKYLKLKNFKEEIRAHRDLDGFLAQASIVLNETATSLDDVLRTMLRRFAQDPDNNEPNCNLDLLMAMLFTDAGAPMQGKVHLLSDTIQGVTATVTGVRYQQSWLCIICTMKALQKRHVCISRLVRPQNWGENSCEVRFVILVLAPPKMKSTKTAMEVARTFATMFSDIAFRQKLLETRTEEEFKEALVHQRQLLTMVSHGPVAPRTKERGTVSLPAHRHPEPPKCKDFVPFGKGIREDIARRFPLYPLDFTDGIIGKNKAVGKYITTTLFLYFACLLPTIAFGSLNDENTDGAIDVQKTIAGQSIGGLLYALFSGQPLVILLTTAPLALYIQVIRVICDDYDLDFNSFYAWTGLWNSFFLALYAFFNLSLVMSLFKRSTEEIIALFISITFVLDAVKGMVKIFWKYYYGHYLDDYHTKRTSSLVSLSGLGASLNASLHTALNASFLASPTELPSATHSGQATAVLSLLIMLGTLWLGYTLYQFKKSPYLHPCVREILSDCALPIAVLAFSLISSHGFREIEMSKFRYNPSESPFAMAQIQSLSLRAISGAMGLGFLLSMLFFIEQNLVAALVNAPENRLVKGTAYHWDLLLLAIINTGLSLFGLPWIHAAYPHSPLHVRALALVEERVENGHIYDTIVNVKETRLTSLGASVLVGLSLLLLPVPLQWIPKPVLYGLFLYIALTSLDGNQLVQRVALLLKEQTAYPPTHYIRRVPQRKIHYFTGLQVLQLLLLCAFGMSSLPYMKMIFPLIMIAMIPIRYILLPRIIEAKYLDVMDAEHRP, from the exons ATGCAGCCCCGGCTCCCGCCCCGCGCCTACATTCACATCCTGCGCCCCGACCCCCGGGGTCTCCGAGTCTGGAGGCGCTTTCCTCTCGTGCACGCGGCCCCTCCTGTCGCTTCCTTCCTCCGACAGCGAGGCACAAACAGCCGGGACCATCCGGGGACCGGCCCAGGGAGGGCGCAGCCTCCCCCGACCCATGTGTCCCTCAGATACTCCTCCCACCCCCAATTGTTCTCCCTTTTGGACCAACGGCTCTGCCTTCCAGGCGGCCGGGACGCGGTCCCAGGACTGGAGACCGTTGCCTGTCGGCCCCCGTGTGACCCGGGGCGCGTGACGGGGGTCGGGGGAACTGCGCCTGCAATGGGCGTTTATGGCCCCCAGGACCGGTCTGAGAGTGAGAAGAGGGATGTGCAGAGAGATCCCCCGCCTTGGCATCggaggagagagggggagaggccCGCTCGGGTCCGGTCCCTTCCTCCCGCTGCAGCGGGGCAGGGTTTTCTCAGGAAAAGCTGGGTTAGcgaacatg AAAACTCTCCCACCATGTCGCAGAATGGATACTTTGAGGATTCAA CTGGGTCTCTAGGCTACTACAAGTGTGACACAGATGACACCTTCGAAGCCCGAGAGGAGATCCTGGGCGATGAGGCCTTCGACACTGCCAATTCCTCCATCGTGTCTGGCGAGAGTATCCGTTTTTTTGTCAATGTCAACCTTGAGATGCAGGCCACCAACTCTG CAGAGAATGAAGCGACTTCTGGTGGCTGTGTGCTCCTGCACACCTCCCGAAAG TACCTGAAGTTAAAGAACTTCAAGGAAGAGATCCGTGCGCACCGCGACCTAGATGGCTTCCTGGCGCAGGCCAGCATCGTCCTGAACGAGACGGCCACCTCCCTGGATGACGTGCTGCGGACCATGCTTCGCCGCTTCGCCCAGGACCCTGACAACAATGAGCCCAACTGCAACCTGGACCTGCTCATGGCCATGCTCTTCACCGACGCCGGGGCACCCATGCAGGGTAAAG TCCACCTGCTGTCAGACACCATCCAAGGGGTCACCGCCACAGTGACAGGGGTGCGGTACCAGCAGTCGTGGCTCTGCATCAT CTGTACCATGAAGGCCCTACAGAAGCGGCACGTGTGCATCAGCCGCCTGGTTCGCCCACAGAACTGGGGGGAGAATTCCTGTGAGGTTCGGTTCGTCATCCTGGTGCTGGCCCCACCCAAGATG AAAAGCACTAAGACTGCGATGGAGGTGGCACGCACGTTTGCCACCATGTTCTCGGATATCGCCTTCCGCCAGAAGCTCCTGGAGACCCGCACAGAGGAGGAATTCAAGGAGGCCTTGGTGCATCAGAGACAGCTGCTCACCATGGTGAGCCACGGTCCAGTGGCGCCGAGAACGAAGGAACGCGGCACAGTCTCCCTCCCTGCCCACAGACACCCAGAG CCCCCAAAGTGCAAGGACTTTGTCCCTTTTGGGAAGGGCATCCGGGAGGACATCGCACGCAGGTTCCCCTTGTACCCCTTGGACTTCACTGATG GCATTATTGGGAAAAACAAGGCTGTGGGCAAATACATCACCACCACCCTGTTCCTCTACTTCGCCTGCCTCCTGCCCACCATCGCTTTCGGGTCTCTCAATGACGAGAACACAGACGGGGCCATCG ACGTGCAGAAGACCATAGCCGGGCAGAGCATCGGGGGCCTGCTCTACGCGCTCTTCTCTGGGCAGCCATTGGTGATTCTGCTGACCACCGCGCCCCTGGCGCTCTACATCCAGG TGATTCGTGTCATCTGTGATGACTATGACCTGGACTTCAACTCCTTCTACGCATGGACGGGCCTGTGGAATAGTTTCTTCCTTGCGCTTTATGCCTTTTTCAACCTCAGCCTGGTCATGAGTCTCTTCAAGAG GTCGACGGAGGAGATCATCGCCCTCTTCATTTCCATCACATTTGTGCTGGATGCTGTCAAGGGCATGGTTAAAA TCTTCTGGAAGTACTACTATGGGCATTACTTGGACGACTATCACACAAAAAGGACTTCATCCCTTGTCAGCCTGTCAGGCCTCGGCGCCAGCCTCAACGCCAGCCTCCACACTGCCCTCAACGCCAGCTTCCTGGCCAGCCCCACGGAGCTGCCCTCGGCCACACACTCAGGCCAGGCGACCGCTGTGCTCAGCCTCCTCATCATGCTGGGCACGCTCTGGCTGGGCTACACCCTCTACCAATTCAAGAAGAG CCCCTACCTGCACCCCTGCGTGCGAGAGATCCTGTCCGACTGTGCCCTGCCCATCGCGGTGCTCGCCTTCTCCCTCATCAGCTCCCATGGCTTCCGGGAAATCGAGA TGAGCAAGTTCCGCTACAACCCCAGCGAGAGCCCCTTTGCGATGGCGCAGATCCAGTCGCTGTCCCTGAGGGCCATCAGCGGTGCCATGGGCCTCGGCTTCCTGCTGTCCATGCTCTTCTTCATCGAGCAGAACTTGGTGGCCGCCTTGGTGAATGCGCCGGAGAACAG GCTGGTGAAGGGCACTGCCTACCACTGGGACCTCTTGCTCCTTGCCATCATCAACACAGGGCTGTCCCTGTTTGGGCTGCCTTGGATCCATGCCGCCTACCCCCACTCCCCGCTGCACGTGCGAGCCCTGGCCTTAGTGGAGGAGCGTGTGGAGAACGGACACATCTATGACAC GATTGTGAACGTGAAGGAGACGCGGCTGACCTCGCTGGGCGCCAGCGTCCTGGTGGGCCTGTCCCTGTTGCTGCTGCCGGTCCCGCTTCAGTGGATCCCCAAGCCCGTGCTCTATGGCCTCTTCCTCTACATCGCGCTCACCTCCCTCGATGGCAACCAGCTCGTCCAGCGCGTGGCCCTGCTGCTCAAGGAGCAG ACTGCGTACCCCCCGACACACTACATCCGGAGGGTGCCCCAGAGGAAGATCCACTACTTCACGGGCCTGCAGGTGcttcagctgctgctgctgtgtgcCTTCGGCATGAGTTCCCTGCCCTACATGAAGATGATCTTTCCCCTCATCATGATCGCCATGATCCCCATCCG ctaTATCCTGCTGCCCCGAATCATTGAAGCCAAGTACTTGGATGTCATGGATGCTGAGCACAGGCCTTGA
- the SLC4A11 gene encoding solute carrier family 4 member 11 isoform X11 — protein MAAATRRVFHLQPCENSPTMSQNGYFEDSTGSLGYYKCDTDDTFEAREEILGDEAFDTANSSIVSGESIRFFVNVNLEMQATNSENEATSGGCVLLHTSRKYLKLKNFKEEIRAHRDLDGFLAQASIVLNETATSLDDVLRTMLRRFAQDPDNNEPNCNLDLLMAMLFTDAGAPMQGKVHLLSDTIQGVTATVTGVRYQQSWLCIICTMKALQKRHVCISRLVRPQNWGENSCEVRFVILVLAPPKMKSTKTAMEVARTFATMFSDIAFRQKLLETRTEEEFKEALVHQRQLLTMVSHGPVAPRTKERGTVSLPAHRHPEPPKCKDFVPFGKGIREDIARRFPLYPLDFTDGIIGKNKAVGKYITTTLFLYFACLLPTIAFGSLNDENTDGAIDVQKTIAGQSIGGLLYALFSGQPLVILLTTAPLALYIQVIRVICDDYDLDFNSFYAWTGLWNSFFLALYAFFNLSLVMSLFKRSTEEIIALFISITFVLDAVKGMVKIFWKYYYGHYLDDYHTKRTSSLVSLSGLGASLNASLHTALNASFLASPTELPSATHSGQATAVLSLLIMLGTLWLGYTLYQFKKSPYLHPCVREILSDCALPIAVLAFSLISSHGFREIEMSKFRYNPSESPFAMAQIQSLSLRAISGAMGLGFLLSMLFFIEQNLVAALVNAPENRLVKGTAYHWDLLLLAIINTGLSLFGLPWIHAAYPHSPLHVRALALVEERVENGHIYDTIVNVKETRLTSLGASVLVGLSLLLLPVPLQWIPKPVLYGLFLYIALTSLDGNQLVQRVALLLKEQTAYPPTHYIRRVPQRKIHYFTGLQVLQLLLLCAFGMSSLPYMKMIFPLIMIAMIPIRYILLPRIIEAKYLDVMDAEHRP, from the exons ATGGCCGCGGCCACCAGGCGCGTGTTCCATCTGCAGCCGTGCG AAAACTCTCCCACCATGTCGCAGAATGGATACTTTGAGGATTCAA CTGGGTCTCTAGGCTACTACAAGTGTGACACAGATGACACCTTCGAAGCCCGAGAGGAGATCCTGGGCGATGAGGCCTTCGACACTGCCAATTCCTCCATCGTGTCTGGCGAGAGTATCCGTTTTTTTGTCAATGTCAACCTTGAGATGCAGGCCACCAACTCTG AGAATGAAGCGACTTCTGGTGGCTGTGTGCTCCTGCACACCTCCCGAAAG TACCTGAAGTTAAAGAACTTCAAGGAAGAGATCCGTGCGCACCGCGACCTAGATGGCTTCCTGGCGCAGGCCAGCATCGTCCTGAACGAGACGGCCACCTCCCTGGATGACGTGCTGCGGACCATGCTTCGCCGCTTCGCCCAGGACCCTGACAACAATGAGCCCAACTGCAACCTGGACCTGCTCATGGCCATGCTCTTCACCGACGCCGGGGCACCCATGCAGGGTAAAG TCCACCTGCTGTCAGACACCATCCAAGGGGTCACCGCCACAGTGACAGGGGTGCGGTACCAGCAGTCGTGGCTCTGCATCAT CTGTACCATGAAGGCCCTACAGAAGCGGCACGTGTGCATCAGCCGCCTGGTTCGCCCACAGAACTGGGGGGAGAATTCCTGTGAGGTTCGGTTCGTCATCCTGGTGCTGGCCCCACCCAAGATG AAAAGCACTAAGACTGCGATGGAGGTGGCACGCACGTTTGCCACCATGTTCTCGGATATCGCCTTCCGCCAGAAGCTCCTGGAGACCCGCACAGAGGAGGAATTCAAGGAGGCCTTGGTGCATCAGAGACAGCTGCTCACCATGGTGAGCCACGGTCCAGTGGCGCCGAGAACGAAGGAACGCGGCACAGTCTCCCTCCCTGCCCACAGACACCCAGAG CCCCCAAAGTGCAAGGACTTTGTCCCTTTTGGGAAGGGCATCCGGGAGGACATCGCACGCAGGTTCCCCTTGTACCCCTTGGACTTCACTGATG GCATTATTGGGAAAAACAAGGCTGTGGGCAAATACATCACCACCACCCTGTTCCTCTACTTCGCCTGCCTCCTGCCCACCATCGCTTTCGGGTCTCTCAATGACGAGAACACAGACGGGGCCATCG ACGTGCAGAAGACCATAGCCGGGCAGAGCATCGGGGGCCTGCTCTACGCGCTCTTCTCTGGGCAGCCATTGGTGATTCTGCTGACCACCGCGCCCCTGGCGCTCTACATCCAGG TGATTCGTGTCATCTGTGATGACTATGACCTGGACTTCAACTCCTTCTACGCATGGACGGGCCTGTGGAATAGTTTCTTCCTTGCGCTTTATGCCTTTTTCAACCTCAGCCTGGTCATGAGTCTCTTCAAGAG GTCGACGGAGGAGATCATCGCCCTCTTCATTTCCATCACATTTGTGCTGGATGCTGTCAAGGGCATGGTTAAAA TCTTCTGGAAGTACTACTATGGGCATTACTTGGACGACTATCACACAAAAAGGACTTCATCCCTTGTCAGCCTGTCAGGCCTCGGCGCCAGCCTCAACGCCAGCCTCCACACTGCCCTCAACGCCAGCTTCCTGGCCAGCCCCACGGAGCTGCCCTCGGCCACACACTCAGGCCAGGCGACCGCTGTGCTCAGCCTCCTCATCATGCTGGGCACGCTCTGGCTGGGCTACACCCTCTACCAATTCAAGAAGAG CCCCTACCTGCACCCCTGCGTGCGAGAGATCCTGTCCGACTGTGCCCTGCCCATCGCGGTGCTCGCCTTCTCCCTCATCAGCTCCCATGGCTTCCGGGAAATCGAGA TGAGCAAGTTCCGCTACAACCCCAGCGAGAGCCCCTTTGCGATGGCGCAGATCCAGTCGCTGTCCCTGAGGGCCATCAGCGGTGCCATGGGCCTCGGCTTCCTGCTGTCCATGCTCTTCTTCATCGAGCAGAACTTGGTGGCCGCCTTGGTGAATGCGCCGGAGAACAG GCTGGTGAAGGGCACTGCCTACCACTGGGACCTCTTGCTCCTTGCCATCATCAACACAGGGCTGTCCCTGTTTGGGCTGCCTTGGATCCATGCCGCCTACCCCCACTCCCCGCTGCACGTGCGAGCCCTGGCCTTAGTGGAGGAGCGTGTGGAGAACGGACACATCTATGACAC GATTGTGAACGTGAAGGAGACGCGGCTGACCTCGCTGGGCGCCAGCGTCCTGGTGGGCCTGTCCCTGTTGCTGCTGCCGGTCCCGCTTCAGTGGATCCCCAAGCCCGTGCTCTATGGCCTCTTCCTCTACATCGCGCTCACCTCCCTCGATGGCAACCAGCTCGTCCAGCGCGTGGCCCTGCTGCTCAAGGAGCAG ACTGCGTACCCCCCGACACACTACATCCGGAGGGTGCCCCAGAGGAAGATCCACTACTTCACGGGCCTGCAGGTGcttcagctgctgctgctgtgtgcCTTCGGCATGAGTTCCCTGCCCTACATGAAGATGATCTTTCCCCTCATCATGATCGCCATGATCCCCATCCG ctaTATCCTGCTGCCCCGAATCATTGAAGCCAAGTACTTGGATGTCATGGATGCTGAGCACAGGCCTTGA
- the SLC4A11 gene encoding solute carrier family 4 member 11 isoform X1 produces MQPRLPPRAYIHILRPDPRGLRVWRRFPLVHAAPPVASFLRQRGTNSRDHPGTGPGRAQPPPTHVSLRYSSHPQLFSLLDQRLCLPGGRDAVPGLETVACRPPCDPGRVTGVGGTAPAMGVYGPQDRSESEKRDVQRDPPPWHRRREGERPARVRSLPPAAAGQGFLRKSWVSEHENSPTMSQNGYFEDSTAGSLGYYKCDTDDTFEAREEILGDEAFDTANSSIVSGESIRFFVNVNLEMQATNSENEATSGGCVLLHTSRKYLKLKNFKEEIRAHRDLDGFLAQASIVLNETATSLDDVLRTMLRRFAQDPDNNEPNCNLDLLMAMLFTDAGAPMQGKVHLLSDTIQGVTATVTGVRYQQSWLCIICTMKALQKRHVCISRLVRPQNWGENSCEVRFVILVLAPPKMKSTKTAMEVARTFATMFSDIAFRQKLLETRTEEEFKEALVHQRQLLTMVSHGPVAPRTKERGTVSLPAHRHPEPPKCKDFVPFGKGIREDIARRFPLYPLDFTDGIIGKNKAVGKYITTTLFLYFACLLPTIAFGSLNDENTDGAIDVQKTIAGQSIGGLLYALFSGQPLVILLTTAPLALYIQVIRVICDDYDLDFNSFYAWTGLWNSFFLALYAFFNLSLVMSLFKRSTEEIIALFISITFVLDAVKGMVKIFWKYYYGHYLDDYHTKRTSSLVSLSGLGASLNASLHTALNASFLASPTELPSATHSGQATAVLSLLIMLGTLWLGYTLYQFKKSPYLHPCVREILSDCALPIAVLAFSLISSHGFREIEMSKFRYNPSESPFAMAQIQSLSLRAISGAMGLGFLLSMLFFIEQNLVAALVNAPENRLVKGTAYHWDLLLLAIINTGLSLFGLPWIHAAYPHSPLHVRALALVEERVENGHIYDTIVNVKETRLTSLGASVLVGLSLLLLPVPLQWIPKPVLYGLFLYIALTSLDGNQLVQRVALLLKEQTAYPPTHYIRRVPQRKIHYFTGLQVLQLLLLCAFGMSSLPYMKMIFPLIMIAMIPIRYILLPRIIEAKYLDVMDAEHRP; encoded by the exons ATGCAGCCCCGGCTCCCGCCCCGCGCCTACATTCACATCCTGCGCCCCGACCCCCGGGGTCTCCGAGTCTGGAGGCGCTTTCCTCTCGTGCACGCGGCCCCTCCTGTCGCTTCCTTCCTCCGACAGCGAGGCACAAACAGCCGGGACCATCCGGGGACCGGCCCAGGGAGGGCGCAGCCTCCCCCGACCCATGTGTCCCTCAGATACTCCTCCCACCCCCAATTGTTCTCCCTTTTGGACCAACGGCTCTGCCTTCCAGGCGGCCGGGACGCGGTCCCAGGACTGGAGACCGTTGCCTGTCGGCCCCCGTGTGACCCGGGGCGCGTGACGGGGGTCGGGGGAACTGCGCCTGCAATGGGCGTTTATGGCCCCCAGGACCGGTCTGAGAGTGAGAAGAGGGATGTGCAGAGAGATCCCCCGCCTTGGCATCggaggagagagggggagaggccCGCTCGGGTCCGGTCCCTTCCTCCCGCTGCAGCGGGGCAGGGTTTTCTCAGGAAAAGCTGGGTTAGcgaacatg AAAACTCTCCCACCATGTCGCAGAATGGATACTTTGAGGATTCAA CAGCTGGGTCTCTAGGCTACTACAAGTGTGACACAGATGACACCTTCGAAGCCCGAGAGGAGATCCTGGGCGATGAGGCCTTCGACACTGCCAATTCCTCCATCGTGTCTGGCGAGAGTATCCGTTTTTTTGTCAATGTCAACCTTGAGATGCAGGCCACCAACTCTG AGAATGAAGCGACTTCTGGTGGCTGTGTGCTCCTGCACACCTCCCGAAAG TACCTGAAGTTAAAGAACTTCAAGGAAGAGATCCGTGCGCACCGCGACCTAGATGGCTTCCTGGCGCAGGCCAGCATCGTCCTGAACGAGACGGCCACCTCCCTGGATGACGTGCTGCGGACCATGCTTCGCCGCTTCGCCCAGGACCCTGACAACAATGAGCCCAACTGCAACCTGGACCTGCTCATGGCCATGCTCTTCACCGACGCCGGGGCACCCATGCAGGGTAAAG TCCACCTGCTGTCAGACACCATCCAAGGGGTCACCGCCACAGTGACAGGGGTGCGGTACCAGCAGTCGTGGCTCTGCATCAT CTGTACCATGAAGGCCCTACAGAAGCGGCACGTGTGCATCAGCCGCCTGGTTCGCCCACAGAACTGGGGGGAGAATTCCTGTGAGGTTCGGTTCGTCATCCTGGTGCTGGCCCCACCCAAGATG AAAAGCACTAAGACTGCGATGGAGGTGGCACGCACGTTTGCCACCATGTTCTCGGATATCGCCTTCCGCCAGAAGCTCCTGGAGACCCGCACAGAGGAGGAATTCAAGGAGGCCTTGGTGCATCAGAGACAGCTGCTCACCATGGTGAGCCACGGTCCAGTGGCGCCGAGAACGAAGGAACGCGGCACAGTCTCCCTCCCTGCCCACAGACACCCAGAG CCCCCAAAGTGCAAGGACTTTGTCCCTTTTGGGAAGGGCATCCGGGAGGACATCGCACGCAGGTTCCCCTTGTACCCCTTGGACTTCACTGATG GCATTATTGGGAAAAACAAGGCTGTGGGCAAATACATCACCACCACCCTGTTCCTCTACTTCGCCTGCCTCCTGCCCACCATCGCTTTCGGGTCTCTCAATGACGAGAACACAGACGGGGCCATCG ACGTGCAGAAGACCATAGCCGGGCAGAGCATCGGGGGCCTGCTCTACGCGCTCTTCTCTGGGCAGCCATTGGTGATTCTGCTGACCACCGCGCCCCTGGCGCTCTACATCCAGG TGATTCGTGTCATCTGTGATGACTATGACCTGGACTTCAACTCCTTCTACGCATGGACGGGCCTGTGGAATAGTTTCTTCCTTGCGCTTTATGCCTTTTTCAACCTCAGCCTGGTCATGAGTCTCTTCAAGAG GTCGACGGAGGAGATCATCGCCCTCTTCATTTCCATCACATTTGTGCTGGATGCTGTCAAGGGCATGGTTAAAA TCTTCTGGAAGTACTACTATGGGCATTACTTGGACGACTATCACACAAAAAGGACTTCATCCCTTGTCAGCCTGTCAGGCCTCGGCGCCAGCCTCAACGCCAGCCTCCACACTGCCCTCAACGCCAGCTTCCTGGCCAGCCCCACGGAGCTGCCCTCGGCCACACACTCAGGCCAGGCGACCGCTGTGCTCAGCCTCCTCATCATGCTGGGCACGCTCTGGCTGGGCTACACCCTCTACCAATTCAAGAAGAG CCCCTACCTGCACCCCTGCGTGCGAGAGATCCTGTCCGACTGTGCCCTGCCCATCGCGGTGCTCGCCTTCTCCCTCATCAGCTCCCATGGCTTCCGGGAAATCGAGA TGAGCAAGTTCCGCTACAACCCCAGCGAGAGCCCCTTTGCGATGGCGCAGATCCAGTCGCTGTCCCTGAGGGCCATCAGCGGTGCCATGGGCCTCGGCTTCCTGCTGTCCATGCTCTTCTTCATCGAGCAGAACTTGGTGGCCGCCTTGGTGAATGCGCCGGAGAACAG GCTGGTGAAGGGCACTGCCTACCACTGGGACCTCTTGCTCCTTGCCATCATCAACACAGGGCTGTCCCTGTTTGGGCTGCCTTGGATCCATGCCGCCTACCCCCACTCCCCGCTGCACGTGCGAGCCCTGGCCTTAGTGGAGGAGCGTGTGGAGAACGGACACATCTATGACAC GATTGTGAACGTGAAGGAGACGCGGCTGACCTCGCTGGGCGCCAGCGTCCTGGTGGGCCTGTCCCTGTTGCTGCTGCCGGTCCCGCTTCAGTGGATCCCCAAGCCCGTGCTCTATGGCCTCTTCCTCTACATCGCGCTCACCTCCCTCGATGGCAACCAGCTCGTCCAGCGCGTGGCCCTGCTGCTCAAGGAGCAG ACTGCGTACCCCCCGACACACTACATCCGGAGGGTGCCCCAGAGGAAGATCCACTACTTCACGGGCCTGCAGGTGcttcagctgctgctgctgtgtgcCTTCGGCATGAGTTCCCTGCCCTACATGAAGATGATCTTTCCCCTCATCATGATCGCCATGATCCCCATCCG ctaTATCCTGCTGCCCCGAATCATTGAAGCCAAGTACTTGGATGTCATGGATGCTGAGCACAGGCCTTGA